A single genomic interval of Dromiciops gliroides isolate mDroGli1 chromosome 1, mDroGli1.pri, whole genome shotgun sequence harbors:
- the LOC122735778 gene encoding LOW QUALITY PROTEIN: SOSS complex subunit B1-like (The sequence of the model RefSeq protein was modified relative to this genomic sequence to represent the inferred CDS: deleted 1 base in 1 codon) produces the protein MTTETFVKDIKPGLKNLNLILIVLETGRVTKTKDGHEVRTCKVADKTGSINISVWDDVGNLIQPGDIIQLTKGYASVFKGCLTLYTGRGGDLQKIGEFCMVYSEVPNFSEPNPEYRAQQLPSKTVQNDSTSAASQSPAGPPAGSPASESQNGNGLSTPSGPGNGSHAPHAPSHPISTRVTRSQPSHTPADPPGPSSTPISNGKETRRSSKR, from the exons ATGACGACGGAAACCTTTGTGAAAGATATCAAGCCAGGACTTAAGAATCTGAATCTCATCCTCATTGTGCTAGAGACAGGCCGAGTGACCAAGACAAAAGATGGACACGAAGTGAGGACCTGCAAAGTAGCAGACAAAACAGGGAGCATCAATATATCTGTTTGGGATGATGTTGGCAACCTGATCCAGCCAGGGGACATTATTCAACTCACTAAGGGGTACGCTTCAGTGTTTAAAGGC TGTCTGACACTCTACACTGGCCGAGGGGGTGATCTACAGAAGATCGGAGAATTCTGTATGGTCTATTCTGAGGTCCCCAACTTCAGTGAGCCAAATCCTGAATACCGTGCCCAGCAGCTCCCCAGCAAAACGGTACAGAACGACAGCACTTCTGCCGCTTCCCAGTCTCCAGCTGGCCCTCCTGCTGGCTCTCCAGCCTCTGAGAGTCAAAATGGGAACGGCCTAAGCACCCCTTCTGGCCCAGGCAATGGCTCCCATGCACCCCATGCCCCTTCTCACCCTATCAGCACCCGAGTTACTCGAAGTCAGCCTAGCCACACACCTGCTGACCCTCCAggtccctcctccacccccatcaGCAACGGCAAAGAGACTCGGAGGAGCAGCAAGAGATAG